The Mauremys mutica isolate MM-2020 ecotype Southern chromosome 1, ASM2049712v1, whole genome shotgun sequence genome has a segment encoding these proteins:
- the LOC123374245 gene encoding olfactory receptor 51G2-like, translated as MSAVNYTKFNSAVFLLTGIPGQEDVHLWISIPFCLMYVISIVGNSVILFIIKTVPSLHEPMYIFLSMLAVTDLGLSIVTMPTIQGIYLFNSREISLDACFAQLFFIHSLQCIESSMLLLMAFDRFIAIRNPLRYSSILTPPRIAKMGLVAVLRSVAVILPLPILLKRYPYCRDNVLSHSYCVHQEVMKMACSDITVSSIYGLCATLLTVGLDSLLIFLSYVMILKTVLSIASQVECLRALNTCVSHLCAVLVFYIPDIGLAVTHRFGNSSSHLLQMVLGYFYLLVPPLINPIVYSVKSKHLRERIIRAFVK; from the coding sequence atgtcagctgtcaattacaccaaattcaactctgcagtgttccttctcaccgggatacctgggcaggaagacGTCCATCTTTGGATCTCTATCCCCTTCTGCTTAATGTATGTTATTTCgatagtaggaaattcagtcattctgttcattataaaaacagttccaagcctccatgagcccatgtacattttcctttccatgttggcagTCACAGACCTTGGCTTATCGATAGTCACCATGCCGACGATACAGGGCATATACTTGTTTAACTCTAGGGAGATCAGCCTGGATGCCTGTTttgcccagctgttcttcatccactcGCTTCAGTGCATTGAATCCTCCATGCTTttgttgatggcctttgaccgcttcATTGCCATCCGTAACCCACTGAGATATTCCTCCATCCTAACTCCACCGAGAATAGCCAAGATGGGACTGGTGGCTGTTCTAAGATCAGTGGCCGTAATACTCCCGCTCCCCATTCTCCTGAAACGGTATCCATATTGTCGAGacaatgtcctctcccattcgTACTGCGTGCACCAGGAGGTCATGAAGATGGCTTGTTCGGATATCACAGTCAGCAGCATCTATGGCTTGTGTGCTACACTGTTAACAGTGGGGTTGGACTCGctgctcatcttcctctcttatgtaatgatcctcaaaacagtgctgagcatcgCGTCCCAAGTGGAGTGCCTGagggccctgaacacctgcgTCTCCCATCTCTGCGCCGTCCTGGTCTTCTACATACCAGACATTGGCCTGGCCGTGACACACAGATTCGGGAATAGCTCTTCTCATTTGCTTCAAATGGTCCTGGGCTATTTCTACCTGCTGGTCCCACCCCTGATCAATCCAATCGTGTACAgcgtgaaaagcaaacaccttcgtgAGAGGATAATCAGGGCATTTGTGAAGTGA